In a genomic window of Nitrospinota bacterium:
- the hslU gene encoding ATP-dependent protease ATPase subunit HslU, protein MDQLTPRQIVQELDKYIIGQADAKRAVAIALRNRWRRQQLEPELREEVAPKNIIMIGPTGVGKTEIARRLARLTRSPFTKVEASKFTEVGYVGRDVESMIRDLTELSRNMVRKEMIEAVEPDAVRRAEERLLDMLLPPTPISPPQQTGVGPDPPAEQAPSSTREKVRRLLKEGHLDEREVEVEVTETQSPFIHALAGSGMEDMEHQIKDMLSGFMPQRKKARMVTVAEARDILIQEEADKLIDMDKVTRQAVERVEQSGIIFLDEIDKIAGREGTYGGPDVSREGVQRDLLPIVEGSTVMTKYGPVKTDHILFIAAGAFHSAKPSDLVPELQGRFPIRVELESLHKAEFIRILTEPANALTKQYMALMGTEGVRATITEDAVEEIASMAELVNTRTENIGARRLHTIMERLFEEISFEAPERRGEEILIDAPYVRKKLEAIIKDEDLSRYIL, encoded by the coding sequence ATGGATCAACTCACACCGAGACAGATTGTCCAAGAGCTGGACAAGTACATAATAGGCCAGGCCGACGCCAAGCGGGCGGTAGCCATTGCGCTTAGAAACCGGTGGCGACGCCAGCAGCTTGAGCCGGAGCTTAGAGAAGAGGTTGCGCCGAAGAACATCATCATGATCGGGCCCACCGGGGTTGGCAAGACCGAAATCGCCCGGCGCCTGGCGCGGCTTACCCGGAGCCCGTTTACGAAGGTTGAGGCTAGCAAGTTCACCGAGGTAGGCTATGTGGGCCGCGACGTCGAGAGTATGATAAGGGACTTAACCGAGCTTTCCAGAAATATGGTTCGCAAGGAGATGATCGAAGCCGTCGAGCCCGATGCGGTACGGAGGGCCGAGGAGCGGCTCTTAGACATGCTGTTGCCGCCTACTCCCATATCCCCTCCCCAACAGACGGGCGTCGGGCCCGATCCACCAGCCGAGCAGGCCCCGTCCTCGACCCGTGAAAAAGTCCGACGATTGCTGAAAGAGGGCCACCTGGACGAGCGGGAGGTGGAGGTCGAAGTGACCGAGACACAGAGCCCCTTCATCCATGCACTGGCCGGCTCCGGAATGGAAGATATGGAGCACCAGATAAAAGATATGCTGAGCGGCTTCATGCCACAACGCAAGAAGGCCCGGATGGTAACGGTGGCCGAGGCCCGGGACATTCTCATACAGGAAGAGGCGGATAAGCTCATCGACATGGATAAGGTCACCCGCCAGGCCGTGGAGCGGGTCGAGCAATCAGGCATCATCTTCCTTGACGAGATTGATAAAATTGCAGGCCGGGAGGGAACCTACGGCGGACCTGACGTCTCCCGGGAGGGTGTGCAGCGGGATCTGCTTCCGATCGTCGAAGGCTCCACGGTCATGACGAAATACGGCCCCGTGAAGACAGACCACATCCTCTTCATCGCCGCCGGGGCCTTCCACTCGGCCAAGCCTAGCGACCTGGTGCCCGAACTCCAGGGACGCTTTCCAATTCGAGTCGAGCTCGAGAGCCTCCATAAGGCCGAGTTCATCCGCATTCTAACCGAGCCCGCCAACGCGCTGACCAAGCAGTACATGGCACTGATGGGAACCGAGGGAGTGCGGGCGACGATCACCGAGGACGCCGTGGAGGAGATCGCCAGTATGGCTGAGTTGGTAAACACACGCACCGAGAACATCGGAGCCCGCCGACTCCACACCATCATGGAACGGCTCTTCGAAGAGATCTCCTTCGAGGCCCCCGAGCGGCGGGGAGAGGAGATTCTCATCGACGCCCCGTATGTGCGAAAGAAGCTGGAGGCCATAATCAAGGACGAAGACCTGAGCCGCTACATCCTTTAG
- the hslV gene encoding ATP-dependent protease subunit HslV, which yields MRATTICCMHRDGAVAMASDGQVSFGQTAVKHGASKVRLMYGDNVLVGFAGTAADALALLGRFEAKLEEFRGNLPRAAVELAKEWRTDRVLRRLEALLAVADRKNSFLLSGTGDVIEPDDGIIGIGSGGPYATAAARALLANTNLPARAIVEEAMAVAATLDVYTNDRVTLLELKAE from the coding sequence ATGCGCGCCACTACCATCTGTTGTATGCACCGCGACGGGGCGGTCGCAATGGCCAGCGACGGCCAGGTCTCCTTCGGCCAGACGGCCGTGAAGCACGGCGCCAGCAAGGTGCGCCTCATGTACGGGGATAACGTCCTGGTGGGGTTCGCCGGGACGGCGGCCGATGCCCTCGCCCTGCTGGGCCGCTTCGAGGCAAAGCTCGAGGAGTTCCGGGGCAACCTTCCGCGGGCGGCGGTGGAGCTCGCCAAGGAGTGGCGGACCGACCGGGTGCTGAGGCGCCTGGAGGCCCTTTTGGCGGTCGCCGACAGGAAAAATAGCTTCCTGCTGTCTGGGACGGGGGACGTCATCGAGCCCGACGACGGGATCATCGGCATCGGCTCTGGTGGACCGTACGCCACCGCCGCGGCAAGAGCGCTTCTCGCCAACACGAACCTTCCGGCCCGGGCGATAGTCGAAGAGGCTATGGCTGTTGCTGCGACCCTGGATGTTTACACCAACGATCGCGTCACCCTCCTGGAGCTGAAGGCGGAGTAG
- a CDS encoding tyrosine recombinase XerC, producing MEELLADFDRYLAVERNASVHTRRSYGSDLRQFVAFCVSSPLVEADEAAGVAPGDVDLRVVRAYLGWLYREGRAASSQGRKLAVLRTFFRWCKREGAVKTNPALEVASPKQPKLLPPVVTYDDVDRLLASPRAGSGFLVRDVAMLELFYASGLRLSELVSLDVEDINLSHRYVKVVGKGRKERIVPVGREACQAVERYLPGRKALLAGRGLGDENALFVNQRGGRLTSRGVAFLVNKYLRVSGVPRAMSPHTLRHAFATHLLDAGMDLRVIQELLGHASLATTQQYTHVSTDRIMAVYDSAHPRARKE from the coding sequence ATGGAGGAGCTTCTCGCCGACTTCGACCGCTACCTGGCGGTGGAGCGAAACGCATCGGTCCATACCCGACGTTCCTACGGCAGTGATTTGCGACAGTTCGTCGCCTTCTGCGTCTCCTCGCCCCTTGTTGAGGCCGACGAGGCGGCGGGGGTCGCTCCGGGAGACGTTGACCTTCGGGTCGTCAGGGCGTATCTAGGGTGGCTCTATCGCGAGGGCCGGGCAGCCAGCTCTCAGGGCCGCAAACTTGCTGTCCTGAGGACCTTCTTCCGATGGTGCAAGCGGGAGGGGGCGGTTAAGACCAATCCCGCCCTGGAAGTGGCGAGCCCGAAGCAGCCGAAACTGCTTCCCCCGGTGGTGACCTACGATGATGTGGACCGGCTCCTTGCCTCTCCCAGGGCCGGCAGTGGGTTTCTCGTCCGGGACGTGGCCATGCTGGAGCTGTTTTACGCGTCGGGACTTCGCCTCAGCGAGTTGGTGTCCCTCGACGTCGAGGACATAAACCTATCCCACCGCTACGTTAAGGTGGTGGGCAAGGGGCGTAAGGAGCGCATCGTGCCCGTAGGTCGGGAGGCATGCCAAGCGGTGGAGCGCTATCTGCCCGGCAGGAAGGCGCTCCTCGCCGGAAGGGGCCTCGGCGATGAGAATGCCCTCTTCGTCAACCAGAGGGGGGGGCGCCTCACCTCACGTGGAGTTGCTTTTCTCGTAAATAAGTACCTCCGGGTGAGCGGTGTTCCGCGTGCCATGAGCCCCCACACGCTTCGGCACGCTTTCGCCACACACCTGCTCGATGCGGGCATGGACCTCCGGGTCATCCAGGAGCTGCTGGGCCACGCCTCCTTGGCGACAACCCAGCAATACACACACGTCTCCACCGACCGCATCATGGCGGTCTACGATTCGGCCCATCCCCGGGCCCGGAAGGAGTAA
- the trmFO gene encoding methylenetetrahydrofolate--tRNA-(uracil(54)-C(5))-methyltransferase (FADH(2)-oxidizing) TrmFO, whose protein sequence is MMEPIRIIGGGLAGCEAAWQAASQGVPVALYEMRPSRTTPAHTTDMLAELVCSNSLKSASPTSAPGILKEEMRLWGSIVMAAADATRVPAGQALAVDRERFAQTMTEAVVGHPLITLHREEVRELPSEGPVIIATGPLTSQAMSEALAELTGDEFLYFYDAISPIVDGESIDYEVAYFASRYGKGGTDDYLNCPLTEADYDDFYEALVSGETYAPHPFEEALFFEGCLPIEEMASRGRETLRYGPMKPVGLVRDGRTPHAVVQLRREDAPGSAYNLVGFQTKLKWGEQARIFRLIPGLGEAEFLRYGMVHRNTYLNAPAVLGPGLAFRRRPDLFCAGQLTGVEGYLESAATGLVAGLNAARLYDGLPPAVFPPETAFGAILGYLSRAAPKTFQPMNINFGLFPPLSERVRPKKAARAAVAARAEAVAKTFRNSCLTGLRKQSTML, encoded by the coding sequence CTGATGGAGCCAATTCGTATTATCGGTGGAGGTCTCGCCGGCTGCGAGGCTGCCTGGCAGGCCGCGAGCCAGGGCGTTCCAGTGGCCCTCTACGAAATGCGGCCTTCCCGGACAACCCCGGCTCACACAACCGACATGCTCGCCGAGTTGGTGTGCTCCAACTCCTTGAAATCCGCCTCGCCAACCAGTGCCCCGGGCATTCTTAAGGAGGAGATGAGGCTTTGGGGCTCAATTGTCATGGCGGCGGCCGATGCAACCCGCGTCCCAGCCGGTCAGGCGCTTGCCGTCGACCGGGAGCGCTTCGCTCAAACAATGACCGAGGCCGTTGTGGGCCATCCCCTCATCACACTTCACCGCGAGGAGGTCCGGGAGCTCCCCTCCGAGGGGCCGGTTATCATCGCCACCGGGCCGCTTACATCGCAGGCTATGAGCGAGGCCCTGGCGGAGCTTACGGGCGACGAGTTCCTCTACTTCTACGACGCCATCAGCCCCATCGTGGACGGGGAGTCCATCGACTACGAGGTGGCCTACTTCGCTTCCCGCTACGGGAAGGGTGGCACGGACGACTACCTCAACTGCCCCCTCACCGAAGCCGACTACGACGACTTTTACGAGGCTCTTGTGAGCGGGGAGACCTACGCCCCCCACCCCTTCGAGGAGGCTCTCTTCTTCGAGGGCTGCCTGCCCATCGAGGAGATGGCGAGCCGGGGTCGAGAGACCCTGCGCTACGGCCCCATGAAACCCGTCGGCCTCGTCCGCGACGGCCGCACCCCCCACGCCGTCGTCCAGCTTCGCCGCGAGGACGCCCCCGGCAGCGCCTACAACCTGGTTGGCTTTCAGACGAAGCTCAAGTGGGGCGAGCAGGCCCGCATATTTCGCCTCATCCCGGGCCTGGGCGAAGCCGAGTTCCTCCGATACGGGATGGTCCACCGCAACACCTACCTCAACGCGCCGGCGGTCCTTGGCCCTGGGCTTGCTTTCCGTCGCCGGCCCGACCTCTTCTGCGCCGGCCAGCTGACGGGGGTGGAGGGCTACCTGGAGAGCGCGGCCACGGGGCTCGTGGCGGGGCTCAATGCGGCCCGCCTCTACGATGGTCTCCCACCGGCCGTCTTCCCTCCCGAGACGGCGTTCGGGGCGATACTGGGCTACCTTAGCCGAGCAGCACCCAAGACCTTCCAGCCGATGAATATCAACTTCGGCCTCTTCCCCCCTTTGAGCGAGCGCGTTCGGCCAAAGAAGGCTGCCCGGGCGGCGGTGGCCGCCAGGGCCGAGGCTGTGGCTAAAACCTTCCGGAACAGTTGCTTGACGGGCCTTCGAAAACAGTCTACAATGTTGTAG